A region of Polyodon spathula isolate WHYD16114869_AA unplaced genomic scaffold, ASM1765450v1 scaffolds_864, whole genome shotgun sequence DNA encodes the following proteins:
- the LOC121309096 gene encoding G-protein coupled receptor 54-like, which produces MCKFVNYLQQVTVQATCITLTAMSVDRCYATLYPLQSLRRRTPRVAMAVSVGIWIGSCILSLPMALYHRIEVGLWYGLRTYCIEKFPTEAQQKVYILYSFLAVYLLPLITICVCYTLMLKRVGRPVVEPIDNNYQVTCKATLSERSVVLRARVSRMVVAIVLLFSVCWGPIQLFLLVQGFYRGFQANYETYKIKTWANCMSYANSALNPIVYSFMGESFRKSFKKAFPSMFRRRVRDGTRAAVTTAT; this is translated from the exons ATGTGCAAGTTTGTCAACTACTTACAGCAG GTCACAGTTCAAGCCACCTGCATCACGCTGACGGCCATGAGTGTGGATCGCTGCTACGCCACCCTGTACCCTCTCCAGTCGCTGCGGCGACGTACCCCCCGCGTTGCCATGGCAGTCAGCGTCGGCATCTGGATCG GGTCCTGCATCCTCTCTCTGCCCATGGCTTTGTACCACCGGATCGAGGTGGGGCTCTGGTATGGCCTGCGCACCTATTGCATTGAGAAGTTCCCCACTGAGGCCCAGCAGAAAGTCTACATCCTCTACTCATTCCTGGCTGTGTACCTGCTGCCCCTCATCACTATCTGTGTGTGCTACACACTCATGCTGAAGAGAGTGGGGAGACCAGTGGTGGAACCAATCGACAACAACTACCAGGTAACCTGCAAAGctact CTCTCAGAGCGCTCTGTGGTGCTGCGTGCCCGTGTCTCTCGGATGGTGGTGGCAATCGTGCTGCTCTTCAGTGTGTGCTGGGGCCCCATCCAGCTCTTCCTGCTGGTGCAGGGCTTCTACAGGGGCTTCCAGGCCAACTACGAGACCTACAAGATCAAGACCTGGGCCAACTGCATGTCCTACGCCAACTCCGCGCTCAACCCCATCGTCTACTCCTTCATGGGCGAGAGCTTCCGCAAGTCCTTCAAGAAGGCCTTCCCCTCCATGTTCCGCAGGCGCGTCAGAGACGGGACTCGGGCTGCCGTAACCACGGCGACGTGA